A single genomic interval of Shewanella psychropiezotolerans harbors:
- a CDS encoding type I secretion system permease/ATPase, translating to MIETESGYDPLLAVILVTNRQLGLQVDSERITSGIALVKGKLTLDSIADAFINAGIDAAPQSLPVKKMALPALVFNKQKHPFYLDSKDGSTLTLYDIEGQKCTLTMTEFQQGFLHDSWYLSRKAEPDERAKENSIQTSRHWLVAAFDEVKPFYMSFLLGSLAINILALVTPLFTMNVYDRVVPNQAMDTLWVLATGASIAIAFDWLLRQARTRLADVAGKEVDIRLSNLLFRKVLGMRLEHRPASSGAFAKQLQEFDSIREFITSATLVTAVDLPFTLLFLILIAWLGGYMVLVPITCMVCLLVISFFMQKKLMASIENSSKFSTQRQAHLIEILNMLVETKQNNAEAKAKHTWEDTIKNLADWQNESRIASNTLTHSVMNSQQLVTIGLILTGVYQIYEGNLSMGGLIAIVMLSGRASNAINQIAMLLLKFKQTQSAIVAVDSILALPQEQNNSLTSSSKVPFDGSITLRSASFSYPDQPIPAFNDLTVTIKPGERIGLFGPAGAGKSSLLAAMAGQYQLTSGQLFYNQLEARQWSTAKIRDHIGYMSQQPNLIYGSVLDNLLFGLKNVDENLLAKTLLTTGIDKLMDRLGSGLDSQVGEFGRQLSGGQRQAISFCRALLRQPKLLLLDEPTSAMDERAENQIIACLKSQPRDCTMVISSHNPKVLSICDRILVMDKGGLITEQTPTDMANSSKRRIKAVTIRPREDLA from the coding sequence ATGATAGAGACTGAGTCAGGTTACGATCCTCTTTTAGCTGTCATCTTAGTCACTAACCGACAACTCGGGCTACAAGTCGATAGTGAGCGAATCACATCGGGCATAGCTTTGGTCAAAGGTAAGCTCACTTTAGACTCGATAGCCGATGCCTTCATCAATGCCGGAATTGATGCCGCTCCCCAGAGCCTGCCAGTTAAGAAGATGGCGCTGCCGGCTCTGGTTTTCAACAAACAAAAACACCCTTTCTATCTCGATAGCAAAGATGGATCGACACTGACACTCTACGATATTGAAGGACAGAAATGCACCTTAACTATGACTGAGTTTCAACAGGGCTTTCTTCATGATTCCTGGTATCTATCGCGCAAAGCCGAGCCTGATGAACGAGCAAAAGAAAACAGCATTCAAACATCGAGACATTGGTTAGTCGCCGCATTCGATGAAGTAAAGCCATTCTATATGAGCTTCCTGTTGGGCTCCCTCGCGATCAACATCCTCGCTCTGGTCACTCCCTTATTCACCATGAATGTGTACGACAGAGTCGTGCCCAACCAAGCCATGGATACCTTATGGGTGCTGGCTACCGGGGCTTCGATTGCTATAGCCTTCGACTGGCTACTCAGACAGGCTAGAACTCGTTTGGCAGATGTGGCGGGAAAAGAGGTCGATATCAGGCTATCTAACCTGCTATTTCGTAAAGTCTTGGGCATGCGTCTGGAGCATAGGCCCGCATCATCGGGCGCCTTTGCCAAACAGTTACAAGAATTTGACAGCATTCGGGAATTTATCACTTCGGCCACCTTAGTGACCGCAGTTGACCTTCCATTTACCTTGCTGTTTCTGATACTCATCGCCTGGTTGGGTGGCTATATGGTGCTAGTTCCTATCACCTGCATGGTGTGTTTATTGGTGATCAGCTTTTTCATGCAAAAGAAACTGATGGCCAGTATCGAGAACAGTTCTAAGTTCTCGACTCAACGTCAGGCACACCTGATCGAAATCCTCAATATGTTAGTGGAAACCAAGCAAAATAACGCTGAGGCTAAGGCGAAACACACCTGGGAAGACACCATCAAGAATTTGGCCGATTGGCAAAATGAGTCCCGCATTGCCTCTAATACCTTGACCCATAGCGTGATGAACAGCCAGCAACTGGTCACCATAGGACTGATTCTCACTGGTGTATATCAGATCTACGAAGGTAACCTGAGCATGGGTGGACTGATCGCTATCGTCATGCTTAGCGGCCGAGCCTCCAACGCCATCAATCAAATAGCCATGTTGTTGCTGAAATTTAAGCAAACCCAATCTGCGATAGTGGCTGTAGACTCCATTTTAGCGCTACCTCAGGAGCAGAATAATAGTTTAACTTCATCATCAAAAGTCCCCTTCGATGGCTCTATCACCTTACGTTCGGCGAGTTTCAGTTATCCGGACCAGCCGATACCTGCATTCAACGATTTAACCGTGACAATCAAGCCTGGTGAACGGATCGGCCTCTTCGGTCCGGCAGGCGCAGGCAAGTCTAGCCTGCTAGCGGCAATGGCCGGACAATATCAGCTGACTTCGGGGCAACTTTTCTACAATCAACTGGAAGCCCGCCAATGGTCTACGGCAAAGATACGTGACCATATTGGCTATATGTCCCAGCAACCTAACCTAATCTATGGAAGTGTGTTGGATAACCTACTTTTTGGCCTCAAAAATGTCGATGAAAATTTGCTGGCTAAGACCTTATTAACCACGGGAATAGACAAGTTGATGGATCGTCTCGGCAGTGGGCTGGATAGCCAAGTCGGTGAATTCGGACGTCAGCTCTCTGGAGGTCAGAGACAGGCCATATCATTCTGTCGCGCACTGCTTAGGCAACCTAAGCTGCTGCTGCTGGATGAACCCACCAGCGCCATGGATGAGCGCGCAGAGAATCAGATCATCGCCTGCCTTAAATCTCAGCCCAGAGACTGCACTATGGTCATCTCCTCCCACAACCCTAAGGTGCTCAGTATTTGCGACCGCATCTTAGTGATGGATAAGGGCGGATTGATCACAGAACAAACACCAACAGATATGGCTAACTCGAGTAAACGTCGCATCAAGGCGGTGACTATTAGACCCAGGGAGGATCTAGCATGA
- a CDS encoding HlyD family type I secretion periplasmic adaptor subunit codes for MGANLHVKHLEGAKRANRLILIVLALIVSTLVWAHYATLEEVVIGQGKVVPTLAVQQIESLDGGILKQVLVSEGEIVKTGQALLILDELRFASAFDEAQLSRNALRRQQARLEAELKSVTIDKLASHWLAKITVTPQTIEVIDDEPSLRSQAIFHSRLSQLNAQLDQAEQAVEQKIQAQEENRITTRAQISGLKLVRKEIAMTREAVNEGAVAELELLKLERDEIRLEGELSASKAMARQLKAVKSQAIGQRLTLALDFRNRTEAERNEVINELAGLQESIKTLADRLERTKIASPIDGKVTNILIRSLGAVVEPGESIMAIVPSDGALIVETRIAPKDIAFVHTGLEATVKFTAYDFVIYGGLKGEVIYVSADAQQLEDGTTYYEAHIKTNENMLNGWPIISGMQASTDILTGKKTVLNYWLKPLLRAKANALREP; via the coding sequence ATGGGTGCTAACCTTCATGTTAAGCACCTTGAAGGTGCCAAACGCGCTAATCGACTCATACTCATAGTCCTGGCGCTCATTGTTAGTACATTAGTTTGGGCCCACTACGCCACATTAGAGGAGGTCGTCATCGGCCAGGGAAAAGTGGTTCCCACCCTTGCAGTGCAACAGATCGAGAGTCTGGATGGCGGAATATTGAAACAGGTATTAGTCAGCGAGGGGGAGATAGTAAAAACGGGTCAGGCCTTACTGATACTCGATGAACTAAGATTCGCTTCGGCTTTCGATGAAGCCCAACTGAGTCGTAATGCATTACGCCGTCAACAGGCGCGTCTCGAAGCCGAGTTAAAGAGCGTAACCATAGATAAATTAGCTAGCCATTGGTTAGCTAAAATCACCGTAACTCCACAAACTATCGAAGTGATCGATGATGAACCGAGTCTGAGATCCCAGGCAATATTCCACTCCCGTCTATCACAGCTTAACGCTCAACTCGATCAGGCCGAGCAAGCTGTTGAACAAAAGATACAGGCCCAGGAAGAGAACCGTATCACCACACGGGCTCAAATTAGCGGTTTAAAACTGGTCCGCAAGGAGATAGCCATGACCAGAGAGGCGGTCAATGAAGGCGCAGTCGCAGAATTGGAACTACTCAAGCTAGAACGTGATGAGATAAGACTCGAAGGGGAGCTATCAGCGTCAAAAGCTATGGCGCGTCAACTGAAGGCGGTGAAGAGCCAGGCAATAGGTCAGAGACTCACCTTAGCCCTGGACTTTCGTAACAGAACCGAAGCCGAACGCAACGAAGTGATCAATGAGCTCGCGGGTCTACAGGAGAGCATCAAGACACTCGCCGATAGGTTGGAACGCACAAAAATAGCATCACCAATAGATGGCAAGGTCACCAATATTCTCATCCGCTCATTGGGCGCTGTAGTGGAACCCGGTGAATCCATCATGGCTATCGTACCGTCCGATGGCGCCTTGATTGTCGAGACTCGCATAGCCCCAAAAGACATTGCCTTCGTACATACGGGACTCGAAGCCACGGTAAAATTTACCGCTTATGACTTTGTCATCTATGGTGGCCTGAAGGGCGAAGTCATCTATGTCAGCGCCGATGCCCAGCAACTAGAAGATGGCACCACCTACTACGAAGCCCATATTAAAACCAATGAGAACATGCTTAATGGCTGGCCGATTATCTCAGGGATGCAGGCTAGCACAGATATTCTTACGGGAAAGAAAACCGTTTTAAATTATTGGCTAAAGCCACTCTTACGCGCAAAAGCCAATGCGTTACGTGAACCATAA
- a CDS encoding OmpA family protein, protein MNNTITGLLIALTLGLVTGCAQTAEPYAAQAQSRDLLDTDNDGVINARDNCGQTTTGAMITNDGCPKNLNQVIERTKVIMFNFDSSRLSKNEVDKITELLHKLMNLPEAKLVLIGDTSPEGSDSYNHALAQRRVDTIHDIAKEIGFPTQSIISQTYDQSDRTPTSISGREHRLIAVAQWQESGTQMMWNIFTSEKKNR, encoded by the coding sequence ATGAACAATACAATAACAGGTTTGCTTATCGCACTGACTCTGGGCTTAGTAACGGGCTGCGCTCAAACAGCTGAACCTTATGCGGCTCAAGCTCAAAGCAGAGATCTATTAGACACAGATAATGACGGCGTGATCAATGCCAGAGACAATTGCGGGCAAACCACAACTGGCGCCATGATTACTAATGATGGCTGCCCCAAAAATCTCAATCAAGTTATAGAAAGAACTAAGGTGATCATGTTCAATTTCGACAGTTCACGTCTATCAAAGAATGAAGTCGACAAGATCACTGAGCTGTTACACAAGTTGATGAATTTACCTGAAGCTAAACTAGTGCTCATAGGCGATACCAGTCCGGAAGGTAGCGACAGTTATAACCATGCCCTGGCTCAACGCCGCGTAGATACCATACACGATATTGCTAAAGAGATAGGCTTTCCGACTCAGAGTATTATCAGCCAAACCTATGATCAGAGCGACCGAACGCCGACATCTATCTCAGGAAGAGAACACAGACTGATTGCCGTAGCTCAGTGGCAAGAATCGGGCACCCAGATGATGTGGAATATCTTCACCTCTGAGAAAAAAAATAGATAA
- a CDS encoding thioredoxin family protein → MNQNIKALLATTALFFSCQTLASSGCAFEDEQDGFIATCSEEKQEVILTGLVAAQTLVTELDDFTEGYKEYQVDTAAITPLKSLKVPTEIIVIIGTWCPDCHRETPRFIRIMEELNNPNIKVTYIGIDRTKTDPEGLAAQYEFSRIPTFIVMQKGEEIGRIVERPEVSLEIDLAKILN, encoded by the coding sequence ATGAATCAGAACATCAAGGCATTACTTGCCACTACAGCCCTCTTTTTTAGCTGCCAGACTCTGGCAAGCAGTGGCTGTGCATTCGAAGATGAGCAAGATGGCTTTATCGCCACATGCAGCGAGGAGAAACAAGAAGTGATATTAACCGGATTAGTAGCAGCACAAACATTGGTCACCGAACTCGATGACTTTACTGAAGGCTATAAAGAGTATCAGGTAGATACAGCGGCGATAACTCCACTTAAGTCACTTAAGGTTCCAACTGAAATCATTGTGATTATTGGCACTTGGTGCCCGGATTGTCATCGTGAGACACCGCGTTTCATCCGTATCATGGAAGAGCTGAATAACCCGAACATTAAGGTGACTTATATCGGCATAGATCGCACTAAGACAGATCCAGAAGGCTTAGCTGCCCAATATGAGTTTAGCCGTATCCCTACTTTCATCGTGATGCAAAAAGGCGAAGAGATTGGCCGAATAGTAGAACGTCCAGAAGTTTCATTAGAGATCGATTTGGCTAAAATTCTAAACTAA
- a CDS encoding TolC family outer membrane protein, whose translation MRKLILIPLLALSSQTQAMTLEQSVAEAINHHPLLQQKYAAFEAAIRYKRAAVGDYLPQVRLYGGVGYEDVRFNSGQRIDSELTRTEIGVKVSQLIFDGFRTTSEIDRLEFEKEAERFGLISEAENLSLEVSRVYLQLIMANKIVGLAEQNIEEHKQILKNIQSRENRGLSSESDVAQVRARLATSQSGYLAARHNQMDMQAKYYDLVGELPKDLINPKPDFEYVPSTLSYALEQAVRNHPEIDAAISDTQAASAQHEREKSDFWPKLSLELQANKNDNIGGIEGPDEDARAMLMLSYDIFNGGSSIDRTEAASWRYQQAMAVRENTEKQVVESTRLAWNSYDFVGQQRSFYRVNVDQAVIAEKGYIKQFELGRRSLLDVLDAKVEVFLARKNYINAHHNYHIAAYRLINATGQLMESFRIDKPTTWKEDE comes from the coding sequence ATGAGAAAACTTATACTCATCCCACTATTAGCACTTTCTAGCCAGACACAGGCGATGACGCTGGAACAGTCTGTGGCTGAAGCAATCAATCATCACCCCTTATTGCAACAAAAATATGCCGCATTCGAGGCCGCAATCAGATATAAGCGTGCCGCAGTGGGTGATTACTTACCTCAGGTACGCTTGTATGGCGGAGTAGGTTACGAAGATGTCCGTTTTAACAGTGGCCAGAGAATCGATAGTGAGCTGACACGCACGGAGATTGGGGTGAAAGTATCTCAACTTATTTTCGATGGCTTCAGAACTACATCTGAGATCGACAGGCTCGAATTTGAGAAAGAAGCGGAACGATTTGGTCTCATCTCAGAGGCTGAAAACCTGAGCCTTGAGGTTAGCCGAGTCTACCTTCAGCTTATTATGGCTAATAAAATAGTCGGGCTTGCCGAGCAAAATATCGAAGAACATAAACAAATCCTTAAGAATATCCAGTCGAGAGAGAACAGAGGCTTAAGCAGTGAATCTGATGTTGCCCAGGTCAGGGCCAGGCTCGCGACGAGCCAATCTGGCTACTTAGCAGCACGCCATAACCAGATGGATATGCAGGCTAAATATTACGATCTTGTCGGTGAGCTCCCCAAAGATCTTATCAACCCTAAACCTGATTTCGAATATGTCCCTAGCACCCTCTCCTACGCCTTGGAACAAGCCGTTAGGAATCATCCCGAGATCGATGCAGCTATCTCAGACACCCAAGCTGCCAGCGCTCAGCATGAGCGGGAAAAGAGCGACTTCTGGCCTAAGCTTTCTTTAGAACTACAAGCCAACAAGAATGACAATATTGGCGGTATCGAAGGCCCGGACGAAGATGCCAGAGCCATGTTGATGCTCAGTTACGATATCTTTAATGGTGGATCTTCAATAGACAGAACCGAAGCCGCATCATGGCGTTACCAACAGGCGATGGCTGTGAGGGAAAATACAGAGAAACAGGTGGTCGAAAGCACGCGCCTGGCCTGGAACTCCTATGACTTTGTCGGTCAACAGCGTAGCTTTTACCGGGTAAATGTCGATCAAGCCGTGATTGCAGAAAAGGGTTACATCAAACAATTCGAACTTGGAAGACGCTCACTACTCGACGTATTAGATGCAAAAGTAGAAGTGTTTCTGGCTCGAAAAAATTATATCAATGCTCATCATAACTACCATATTGCAGCCTATAGGCTAATCAATGCGACGGGACAGTTAATGGAATCATTCAGAATCGATAAGCCGACGACCTGGAAAGAGGATGAATAG